A single Anopheles arabiensis isolate DONGOLA chromosome 2, AaraD3, whole genome shotgun sequence DNA region contains:
- the LOC120897890 gene encoding epsin-1 isoform X2 has product MRKTDTQMNVAGIRRNIKNLAHNYSDAQVKVREATSNDPWGPSSTIMAEIADLTYNVVAFSEIMQMIWKRMNDHGKNWRHVYKALLLLEYLIKTGTEKVAQQCKENIYAIQTLKEFQYMEEGKDQGMHVREKAKQLVSLLKDDERLKNERARALKAKERFARTASGFGSDGSIDGPTQRDPRPPNWGEGEPIAGAATSGVGKPVSEIEFVRPQTVGEEELQLQLAMAMSREEAEQEEQKRRSDDVRLQLALSQSEQDFKKDGDPPAGSSALVDLLDISFAAASISSPSQQPLAGPSGTSGTIDPWGMPVAGGSRPTTTDPWSRTSSPPAVVDPWLNTASALPTAGPSTSKPPLLGADTWQPRTQSPSVTSGSSVEGWLQNGAGAGAAAAGPMMMNGAGASNGNLDPWYSKTNAVPIGATAPPLGVASGDPWQANKRSTPVPTAAAAASGDPWQANASAVKLDPWAPVSNNSATGSVGDLEATFGAAGGPLMNRPSPVGAITSPVSDLDEFDIITKRAAGNNSSGSTTNNNNNHNAASNNLNNNSSLLLGDLDPLSSSGTNSSSPSMGASTAAKKTPQSFLGENSALVNLDNLIKPMPSGGSVAAAATSSAAYNPFGETGGAGAPVQKNLFQQNQPQVPSINQLKQSPFPVTLNQDPWAPVANMTTAQPTADEDETEYFPYPTVDVNANSELSSASYARAATDYQQQQQYQQHQPQNWPPPTAHMEHIDCRLNDTGVTIEDDIFNTNYAMAPSAAPGGNIERHLSAAQLDSTRPLRQLYDFHFAVDDDTLDVAGPGGGGTSAFTTTTTTDAFNHNDNRQGGGNNTTFADTCHANNNYHANLNNNNSAPWMNPQSSNPFLS; this is encoded by the exons A TGAGGAAAACCGACACACAAATGAACGTAGCTGGCATACGTCGCAACATCAAGAACCTCGCCCACAACTACTCCGATGCGCAGGTGAAGGTGCGGGAAGCCACCTCGAACGACCCATGGGGCCCTTCGTCCACGATCATGGCGGAGATTGCCGACCTCACGTACAACGTGGTGGCCTTCTCCGAAATCATGCAGATGATCTGGAAGCGCATGAACGACCACGGCAAAAACTGGCGGCACGTGTACAAGGCACTG CTACTGCTGGAGTACCTCATCAAAACGGGCACGGAGAAGGTGGCGCAACAGTGCAAGGAAAATATCTACGCCATCCAAACGCTGAAGGAATTCCAGTACATGGAGGAGGGCAAGGATCAGGGCATGCACGTGCGCGAAAAGGCGAAACAGCTCGTTTCGCTGCTAAAGGATGACGAGCGGCTGAAGAACGAGCGGGCCCGCGCCCTGAAGGCGAAGGAACGTTTCGCCCGAACGGCCAGCGGGTTCGGTAGCGATGGTTCGATCGATGGCCCAACGCAGCGTGACCCAAGG CCACCGAACTGGGGTGAAGGCGAACCGATTGCGGGGGCAGCAACGAGCGGTGTCGGCAAGCCGGTGTCTGAGATTGAGTTCGTGCGACCGCAGACGGTCGGCGAGGAGGAATTGCAACTCCAGCTAGCGATGGCAATGTCGCGCGAGGAAGCGGAACAGGAGGAGCAAAAGCGCCGCAGCGACGATGTTCGATTGCAGTTGGCACTCAGCCAAAGCGAGCAGGACTTCAA GAAAGACGGTGATCCCCCAGCAGGAAGTAGCGCGTTGGTGGATTTGTTGGACATTTCTTTCGCAGCGGCATCCATAAGCAGCCCGTCACAGCAACCGCTCGCCGGTCCCTCCGGTACCAGTGGTACGATCGATCCCTGGGGAATGCCCGTTGCCGGTGGATCCCGACCGACG ACGACGGATCCCTGGTCGCGAACGTCATCTCCGCCGGCGGTAGTAGATCCGTGGCTAAACACTGCCTCGGCCCTACCTACGGCGGGACCATCCACGTCGAAACCTCCGCTGCTTGGAGCGGACACGTGGCAACCGCGCACACAATCGCCCTCGGTAACGTCTGGTTCGTCGGTTGAGGGATGGTTGCAAAATGGTGCAGGTGCGggtgccgctgccgccggaccgatgatgatgaacggTGCCGGAGCTTCAAATGGAAATCTGGACCCGTGGTACAGCAAAACGAATGCTGTCCCTATTGGAGCTACTGCG CCTCCCCTGGGCGTTGCGTCTGGCGATCCTTGGCAAGCGAATAAACGATCCACGCCCGtgcctactgctgctgctgctgccagtggTGATCCGTGGCAGGCAAACGCATCTGCTGTTAAGCTAGATCCGTGGGCTCCAGTTAGCAATAACTCAGCCACGGGAAGTGTTGGAGATTTGGAAGCTACCTTTGGCGCAGCTGGTGGA CCTCTAATGAATCGACCCTCACCCGTTGGTGCTATCACTTCACCGGTGTCCGATTTGGACGAGTTTGACATTATTACCAAGCGGGCGGCAGGCAACAATAGTAGcggcagcaccaccaacaacaataataaccACAATGCCGCCAGCAACAATCTGAATAACAACAGTT CACTGCTTCTCGGGGACCTAGATCCACTGTCATCCTCCGGCACGAACTCAAGCTCACCCAGCATGGGCGCGTCGACGGCCGCAAAGAAGACACCGCAATCGTTCCTCGGCGAAAACTCGGCTCTCGTAAACCTGGACAATCTAATCAAACCAATGCCGAGCGGTGGCAGTGTGGCAGCAGCGGCCACATCGTCCGCGGCATACAATCCGTTCGGCGAAACCGGCGGTGCCGGTGCACCCGTACAGAAGAACCTATTCCAACAGAATCAACCTCAG GTTCCGTCCATCAATCAATTGAAACAGTCCCCGTTCCCAGTAACGCTTAATCAGGACCCGTGGGCACCGGTTGCAAACATGACCACAGCGCAA CCAACTGCTGATGAGGACGAAACGGAATACTTTCCGTACCCTACGGTTGATGTGAATGCAAACAGTGAGCTTTCATCAGCCTCTTACGCACGTGCGGCTACCGAttaccaacagcaacagcaatacCAACAACATCAGCCACAAAATTGGCCCCCTCCAACGGCTCACATGGAACACATCGACTGTCGTCTCAACGATACCGGTGTTACCATCGAGGATGACATTTTCAACACCAACTACGCAATGGCACCTTCCGCAGCACCGGGTGGCAACATCGAACGACATCTGTCTGCTGCACAGCTGGATAGTACGCGCCCACTGCGTCAGCTGTACGATTTCCACTTTGCTGTCGATGACGATACGCTCGATGTTGCCGGTCCTGGTGGAGGAGGGACGTCGGcttttactactactactactacagaCGCTTTCAATCATAATGACAATCGTCAGGGTGGTGGCAATAATACGACCTTTGCTGATACATGTCACGCTAACAACAATTACCAC
- the LOC120897890 gene encoding epsin-1 isoform X1 gives MACEVRKTDTQMNVAGIRRNIKNLAHNYSDAQVKVREATSNDPWGPSSTIMAEIADLTYNVVAFSEIMQMIWKRMNDHGKNWRHVYKALLLLEYLIKTGTEKVAQQCKENIYAIQTLKEFQYMEEGKDQGMHVREKAKQLVSLLKDDERLKNERARALKAKERFARTASGFGSDGSIDGPTQRDPRPPNWGEGEPIAGAATSGVGKPVSEIEFVRPQTVGEEELQLQLAMAMSREEAEQEEQKRRSDDVRLQLALSQSEQDFKKDGDPPAGSSALVDLLDISFAAASISSPSQQPLAGPSGTSGTIDPWGMPVAGGSRPTTTDPWSRTSSPPAVVDPWLNTASALPTAGPSTSKPPLLGADTWQPRTQSPSVTSGSSVEGWLQNGAGAGAAAAGPMMMNGAGASNGNLDPWYSKTNAVPIGATAPPLGVASGDPWQANKRSTPVPTAAAAASGDPWQANASAVKLDPWAPVSNNSATGSVGDLEATFGAAGGPLMNRPSPVGAITSPVSDLDEFDIITKRAAGNNSSGSTTNNNNNHNAASNNLNNNSSLLLGDLDPLSSSGTNSSSPSMGASTAAKKTPQSFLGENSALVNLDNLIKPMPSGGSVAAAATSSAAYNPFGETGGAGAPVQKNLFQQNQPQVPSINQLKQSPFPVTLNQDPWAPVANMTTAQPTADEDETEYFPYPTVDVNANSELSSASYARAATDYQQQQQYQQHQPQNWPPPTAHMEHIDCRLNDTGVTIEDDIFNTNYAMAPSAAPGGNIERHLSAAQLDSTRPLRQLYDFHFAVDDDTLDVAGPGGGGTSAFTTTTTTDAFNHNDNRQGGGNNTTFADTCHANNNYHANLNNNNSAPWMNPQSSNPFLS, from the exons TGAGGAAAACCGACACACAAATGAACGTAGCTGGCATACGTCGCAACATCAAGAACCTCGCCCACAACTACTCCGATGCGCAGGTGAAGGTGCGGGAAGCCACCTCGAACGACCCATGGGGCCCTTCGTCCACGATCATGGCGGAGATTGCCGACCTCACGTACAACGTGGTGGCCTTCTCCGAAATCATGCAGATGATCTGGAAGCGCATGAACGACCACGGCAAAAACTGGCGGCACGTGTACAAGGCACTG CTACTGCTGGAGTACCTCATCAAAACGGGCACGGAGAAGGTGGCGCAACAGTGCAAGGAAAATATCTACGCCATCCAAACGCTGAAGGAATTCCAGTACATGGAGGAGGGCAAGGATCAGGGCATGCACGTGCGCGAAAAGGCGAAACAGCTCGTTTCGCTGCTAAAGGATGACGAGCGGCTGAAGAACGAGCGGGCCCGCGCCCTGAAGGCGAAGGAACGTTTCGCCCGAACGGCCAGCGGGTTCGGTAGCGATGGTTCGATCGATGGCCCAACGCAGCGTGACCCAAGG CCACCGAACTGGGGTGAAGGCGAACCGATTGCGGGGGCAGCAACGAGCGGTGTCGGCAAGCCGGTGTCTGAGATTGAGTTCGTGCGACCGCAGACGGTCGGCGAGGAGGAATTGCAACTCCAGCTAGCGATGGCAATGTCGCGCGAGGAAGCGGAACAGGAGGAGCAAAAGCGCCGCAGCGACGATGTTCGATTGCAGTTGGCACTCAGCCAAAGCGAGCAGGACTTCAA GAAAGACGGTGATCCCCCAGCAGGAAGTAGCGCGTTGGTGGATTTGTTGGACATTTCTTTCGCAGCGGCATCCATAAGCAGCCCGTCACAGCAACCGCTCGCCGGTCCCTCCGGTACCAGTGGTACGATCGATCCCTGGGGAATGCCCGTTGCCGGTGGATCCCGACCGACG ACGACGGATCCCTGGTCGCGAACGTCATCTCCGCCGGCGGTAGTAGATCCGTGGCTAAACACTGCCTCGGCCCTACCTACGGCGGGACCATCCACGTCGAAACCTCCGCTGCTTGGAGCGGACACGTGGCAACCGCGCACACAATCGCCCTCGGTAACGTCTGGTTCGTCGGTTGAGGGATGGTTGCAAAATGGTGCAGGTGCGggtgccgctgccgccggaccgatgatgatgaacggTGCCGGAGCTTCAAATGGAAATCTGGACCCGTGGTACAGCAAAACGAATGCTGTCCCTATTGGAGCTACTGCG CCTCCCCTGGGCGTTGCGTCTGGCGATCCTTGGCAAGCGAATAAACGATCCACGCCCGtgcctactgctgctgctgctgccagtggTGATCCGTGGCAGGCAAACGCATCTGCTGTTAAGCTAGATCCGTGGGCTCCAGTTAGCAATAACTCAGCCACGGGAAGTGTTGGAGATTTGGAAGCTACCTTTGGCGCAGCTGGTGGA CCTCTAATGAATCGACCCTCACCCGTTGGTGCTATCACTTCACCGGTGTCCGATTTGGACGAGTTTGACATTATTACCAAGCGGGCGGCAGGCAACAATAGTAGcggcagcaccaccaacaacaataataaccACAATGCCGCCAGCAACAATCTGAATAACAACAGTT CACTGCTTCTCGGGGACCTAGATCCACTGTCATCCTCCGGCACGAACTCAAGCTCACCCAGCATGGGCGCGTCGACGGCCGCAAAGAAGACACCGCAATCGTTCCTCGGCGAAAACTCGGCTCTCGTAAACCTGGACAATCTAATCAAACCAATGCCGAGCGGTGGCAGTGTGGCAGCAGCGGCCACATCGTCCGCGGCATACAATCCGTTCGGCGAAACCGGCGGTGCCGGTGCACCCGTACAGAAGAACCTATTCCAACAGAATCAACCTCAG GTTCCGTCCATCAATCAATTGAAACAGTCCCCGTTCCCAGTAACGCTTAATCAGGACCCGTGGGCACCGGTTGCAAACATGACCACAGCGCAA CCAACTGCTGATGAGGACGAAACGGAATACTTTCCGTACCCTACGGTTGATGTGAATGCAAACAGTGAGCTTTCATCAGCCTCTTACGCACGTGCGGCTACCGAttaccaacagcaacagcaatacCAACAACATCAGCCACAAAATTGGCCCCCTCCAACGGCTCACATGGAACACATCGACTGTCGTCTCAACGATACCGGTGTTACCATCGAGGATGACATTTTCAACACCAACTACGCAATGGCACCTTCCGCAGCACCGGGTGGCAACATCGAACGACATCTGTCTGCTGCACAGCTGGATAGTACGCGCCCACTGCGTCAGCTGTACGATTTCCACTTTGCTGTCGATGACGATACGCTCGATGTTGCCGGTCCTGGTGGAGGAGGGACGTCGGcttttactactactactactacagaCGCTTTCAATCATAATGACAATCGTCAGGGTGGTGGCAATAATACGACCTTTGCTGATACATGTCACGCTAACAACAATTACCAC
- the LOC120897890 gene encoding epsin-1 isoform X4 codes for MACEVRKTDTQMNVAGIRRNIKNLAHNYSDAQVKVREATSNDPWGPSSTIMAEIADLTYNVVAFSEIMQMIWKRMNDHGKNWRHVYKALLLLEYLIKTGTEKVAQQCKENIYAIQTLKEFQYMEEGKDQGMHVREKAKQLVSLLKDDERLKNERARALKAKERFARTASGFGSDGSIDGPTQRDPRPPNWGEGEPIAGAATSGVGKPVSEIEFVRPQTVGEEELQLQLAMAMSREEAEQEEQKRRSDDVRLQLALSQSEQDFKKDGDPPAGSSALVDLLDISFAAASISSPSQQPLAGPSGTSGTIDPWGMPVAGGSRPTTTDPWSRTSSPPAVVDPWLNTASALPTAGPSTSKPPLLGADTWQPRTQSPSVTSGSSVEGWLQNGAGAGAAAAGPMMMNGAGASNGNLDPWYSKTNAVPIGATAPPLGVASGDPWQANKRSTPVPTAAAAASGDPWQANASAVKLDPWAPVSNNSATGSVGDLEATFGAAGGPLMNRPSPVGAITSPVSDLDEFDIITKRAAGNNSSGSTTNNNNNHNAASNNLNNNSSLLLGDLDPLSSSGTNSSSPSMGASTAAKKTPQSFLGENSALVNLDNLIKPMPSGGSVAAAATSSAAYNPFGETGGAGAPVQKNLFQQNQPQVPSINQLKQSPFPVTLNQDPWAPVANMTTAQANLNNNNSAPWMNPQSSNPFLS; via the exons TGAGGAAAACCGACACACAAATGAACGTAGCTGGCATACGTCGCAACATCAAGAACCTCGCCCACAACTACTCCGATGCGCAGGTGAAGGTGCGGGAAGCCACCTCGAACGACCCATGGGGCCCTTCGTCCACGATCATGGCGGAGATTGCCGACCTCACGTACAACGTGGTGGCCTTCTCCGAAATCATGCAGATGATCTGGAAGCGCATGAACGACCACGGCAAAAACTGGCGGCACGTGTACAAGGCACTG CTACTGCTGGAGTACCTCATCAAAACGGGCACGGAGAAGGTGGCGCAACAGTGCAAGGAAAATATCTACGCCATCCAAACGCTGAAGGAATTCCAGTACATGGAGGAGGGCAAGGATCAGGGCATGCACGTGCGCGAAAAGGCGAAACAGCTCGTTTCGCTGCTAAAGGATGACGAGCGGCTGAAGAACGAGCGGGCCCGCGCCCTGAAGGCGAAGGAACGTTTCGCCCGAACGGCCAGCGGGTTCGGTAGCGATGGTTCGATCGATGGCCCAACGCAGCGTGACCCAAGG CCACCGAACTGGGGTGAAGGCGAACCGATTGCGGGGGCAGCAACGAGCGGTGTCGGCAAGCCGGTGTCTGAGATTGAGTTCGTGCGACCGCAGACGGTCGGCGAGGAGGAATTGCAACTCCAGCTAGCGATGGCAATGTCGCGCGAGGAAGCGGAACAGGAGGAGCAAAAGCGCCGCAGCGACGATGTTCGATTGCAGTTGGCACTCAGCCAAAGCGAGCAGGACTTCAA GAAAGACGGTGATCCCCCAGCAGGAAGTAGCGCGTTGGTGGATTTGTTGGACATTTCTTTCGCAGCGGCATCCATAAGCAGCCCGTCACAGCAACCGCTCGCCGGTCCCTCCGGTACCAGTGGTACGATCGATCCCTGGGGAATGCCCGTTGCCGGTGGATCCCGACCGACG ACGACGGATCCCTGGTCGCGAACGTCATCTCCGCCGGCGGTAGTAGATCCGTGGCTAAACACTGCCTCGGCCCTACCTACGGCGGGACCATCCACGTCGAAACCTCCGCTGCTTGGAGCGGACACGTGGCAACCGCGCACACAATCGCCCTCGGTAACGTCTGGTTCGTCGGTTGAGGGATGGTTGCAAAATGGTGCAGGTGCGggtgccgctgccgccggaccgatgatgatgaacggTGCCGGAGCTTCAAATGGAAATCTGGACCCGTGGTACAGCAAAACGAATGCTGTCCCTATTGGAGCTACTGCG CCTCCCCTGGGCGTTGCGTCTGGCGATCCTTGGCAAGCGAATAAACGATCCACGCCCGtgcctactgctgctgctgctgccagtggTGATCCGTGGCAGGCAAACGCATCTGCTGTTAAGCTAGATCCGTGGGCTCCAGTTAGCAATAACTCAGCCACGGGAAGTGTTGGAGATTTGGAAGCTACCTTTGGCGCAGCTGGTGGA CCTCTAATGAATCGACCCTCACCCGTTGGTGCTATCACTTCACCGGTGTCCGATTTGGACGAGTTTGACATTATTACCAAGCGGGCGGCAGGCAACAATAGTAGcggcagcaccaccaacaacaataataaccACAATGCCGCCAGCAACAATCTGAATAACAACAGTT CACTGCTTCTCGGGGACCTAGATCCACTGTCATCCTCCGGCACGAACTCAAGCTCACCCAGCATGGGCGCGTCGACGGCCGCAAAGAAGACACCGCAATCGTTCCTCGGCGAAAACTCGGCTCTCGTAAACCTGGACAATCTAATCAAACCAATGCCGAGCGGTGGCAGTGTGGCAGCAGCGGCCACATCGTCCGCGGCATACAATCCGTTCGGCGAAACCGGCGGTGCCGGTGCACCCGTACAGAAGAACCTATTCCAACAGAATCAACCTCAG GTTCCGTCCATCAATCAATTGAAACAGTCCCCGTTCCCAGTAACGCTTAATCAGGACCCGTGGGCACCGGTTGCAAACATGACCACAGCGCAA
- the LOC120897890 gene encoding epsin-1 isoform X5, protein MACEVRKTDTQMNVAGIRRNIKNLAHNYSDAQVKVREATSNDPWGPSSTIMAEIADLTYNVVAFSEIMQMIWKRMNDHGKNWRHVYKALLLLEYLIKTGTEKVAQQCKENIYAIQTLKEFQYMEEGKDQGMHVREKAKQLVSLLKDDERLKNERARALKAKERFARTASGFGSDGSIDGPTQRDPRPPNWGEGEPIAGAATSGVGKPVSEIEFVRPQTVGEEELQLQLAMAMSREEAEQEEQKRRSDDVRLQLALSQSEQDFKKDGDPPAGSSALVDLLDISFAAASISSPSQQPLAGPSGTSGTIDPWGMPVAGGSRPTTTDPWSRTSSPPAVVDPWLNTASALPTAGPSTSKPPLLGADTWQPRTQSPSVTSGSSVEGWLQNGAGAGAAAAGPMMMNGAGASNGNLDPWYSKTNAVPIGATAPPLGVASGDPWQANKRSTPVPTAAAAASGDPWQANASAVKLDPWAPVSNNSATGSVGDLEATFGAAGGPLMNRPSPVGAITSPVSDLDEFDIITKRAAGNNSSGSTTNNNNNHNAASNNLNNNSSLLLGDLDPLSSSGTNSSSPSMGASTAAKKTPQSFLGENSALVNLDNLIKPMPSGGSVAAAATSSAAYNPFGETGGAGAPVQKNLFQQNQPQVPSINQLKQSPFPVTLNQDPWAPVANMTTAQERDHLLHSNKANC, encoded by the exons TGAGGAAAACCGACACACAAATGAACGTAGCTGGCATACGTCGCAACATCAAGAACCTCGCCCACAACTACTCCGATGCGCAGGTGAAGGTGCGGGAAGCCACCTCGAACGACCCATGGGGCCCTTCGTCCACGATCATGGCGGAGATTGCCGACCTCACGTACAACGTGGTGGCCTTCTCCGAAATCATGCAGATGATCTGGAAGCGCATGAACGACCACGGCAAAAACTGGCGGCACGTGTACAAGGCACTG CTACTGCTGGAGTACCTCATCAAAACGGGCACGGAGAAGGTGGCGCAACAGTGCAAGGAAAATATCTACGCCATCCAAACGCTGAAGGAATTCCAGTACATGGAGGAGGGCAAGGATCAGGGCATGCACGTGCGCGAAAAGGCGAAACAGCTCGTTTCGCTGCTAAAGGATGACGAGCGGCTGAAGAACGAGCGGGCCCGCGCCCTGAAGGCGAAGGAACGTTTCGCCCGAACGGCCAGCGGGTTCGGTAGCGATGGTTCGATCGATGGCCCAACGCAGCGTGACCCAAGG CCACCGAACTGGGGTGAAGGCGAACCGATTGCGGGGGCAGCAACGAGCGGTGTCGGCAAGCCGGTGTCTGAGATTGAGTTCGTGCGACCGCAGACGGTCGGCGAGGAGGAATTGCAACTCCAGCTAGCGATGGCAATGTCGCGCGAGGAAGCGGAACAGGAGGAGCAAAAGCGCCGCAGCGACGATGTTCGATTGCAGTTGGCACTCAGCCAAAGCGAGCAGGACTTCAA GAAAGACGGTGATCCCCCAGCAGGAAGTAGCGCGTTGGTGGATTTGTTGGACATTTCTTTCGCAGCGGCATCCATAAGCAGCCCGTCACAGCAACCGCTCGCCGGTCCCTCCGGTACCAGTGGTACGATCGATCCCTGGGGAATGCCCGTTGCCGGTGGATCCCGACCGACG ACGACGGATCCCTGGTCGCGAACGTCATCTCCGCCGGCGGTAGTAGATCCGTGGCTAAACACTGCCTCGGCCCTACCTACGGCGGGACCATCCACGTCGAAACCTCCGCTGCTTGGAGCGGACACGTGGCAACCGCGCACACAATCGCCCTCGGTAACGTCTGGTTCGTCGGTTGAGGGATGGTTGCAAAATGGTGCAGGTGCGggtgccgctgccgccggaccgatgatgatgaacggTGCCGGAGCTTCAAATGGAAATCTGGACCCGTGGTACAGCAAAACGAATGCTGTCCCTATTGGAGCTACTGCG CCTCCCCTGGGCGTTGCGTCTGGCGATCCTTGGCAAGCGAATAAACGATCCACGCCCGtgcctactgctgctgctgctgccagtggTGATCCGTGGCAGGCAAACGCATCTGCTGTTAAGCTAGATCCGTGGGCTCCAGTTAGCAATAACTCAGCCACGGGAAGTGTTGGAGATTTGGAAGCTACCTTTGGCGCAGCTGGTGGA CCTCTAATGAATCGACCCTCACCCGTTGGTGCTATCACTTCACCGGTGTCCGATTTGGACGAGTTTGACATTATTACCAAGCGGGCGGCAGGCAACAATAGTAGcggcagcaccaccaacaacaataataaccACAATGCCGCCAGCAACAATCTGAATAACAACAGTT CACTGCTTCTCGGGGACCTAGATCCACTGTCATCCTCCGGCACGAACTCAAGCTCACCCAGCATGGGCGCGTCGACGGCCGCAAAGAAGACACCGCAATCGTTCCTCGGCGAAAACTCGGCTCTCGTAAACCTGGACAATCTAATCAAACCAATGCCGAGCGGTGGCAGTGTGGCAGCAGCGGCCACATCGTCCGCGGCATACAATCCGTTCGGCGAAACCGGCGGTGCCGGTGCACCCGTACAGAAGAACCTATTCCAACAGAATCAACCTCAG GTTCCGTCCATCAATCAATTGAAACAGTCCCCGTTCCCAGTAACGCTTAATCAGGACCCGTGGGCACCGGTTGCAAACATGACCACAGCGCAA GAACGTGATCATTTATTACACTCCAACAAAGCCAACTGCTGA